The window CCGCCGTCGAAGATGTCGATGTAATGGTCGGTCTCGAAACCTTCGCGCATAAGGATGTCGAAGGTGATCTGGGCCCGAGGGTGCACCTGACCCATGGCTTCCTGGGCGGCGTCAGGCAGCAATGGCACGTAGATCGGGTAATGCGGCATCAGCTCAGCCAGGAAGGTTCGGCTCTTCAGCCCACACAAACGCTCCGCAGCGGCGTAATTGAGGTCGAAGAAGTTGCGGCCAATGGCGTCCCAGAACGGCGAATCGCCGTTTTCATCGCTGTAACCGACGATCTCGGTTACCACCGAATCGGCGAAGCGTTCCGGGTGGCTGGCGACAAACAGCAGCCGCCCACGGGAATTGAGTTCCGACCAGGCGCTGCCCACCAGTTCCGGCACCACGTAGAAACTGGTGAGCAAACTGTTACCCGTCAGGTCGTGGCATTGGGAGAGCACGTGAATCTTGTTGTGGATCTTCAGTTCACGGGAGGCGTGAACGAACGTCTCGTTACGAAAGCTGTAGAACGGTTCTGAATAGCCCGCCGAAGCGACAATCCCAGAACAGCCCACCAGACGCCCGCTGTCGCTGTCTTCGAGGACGAAAAAGTACGTCTCTTCGCCATTGAAGCTGACTTCGGCGGCGAACGACGCCTCCGAGGCAGCGATCTTGTCGCTCAGGCGGCCAGCGTCGTCAGGCAAGGACGTGACACCGATCGGGCTGTCGGCAGCGAGGCGTTGAACCTCCGCCAGATCAGCCATTTGCGCAGGGCGCATCACGAGCATGGTGCCACTCCTTACCAGAAACAGACCGGTTGAACCGGCACAAAAAATGCCCTAAGGGCAGTAGGGTCAGCTGCAAGCTTCAGGCTTCAAGCCAGAAGCCAGAAGCTCAAAACTCAGGCTTGGGTAAGCTTGGCCACAGCACGTTCGAAACGGTCCAGGCCTTCGTCGATGTCCGCGTCTTCGATCACCAGGCTTGGCGCGAAGCGCACCACGTCAGGACCGGCCTGCAGGATCATCACGCCTTCATGCTCGGCGGCATTGAAGAAGTCCTTGGCCTTGCCTTTCCAGGCGTCGCTCAGCACGCAGCCTATCAGCAGGCCCAAGCCGCGAACCTGAGTGAACACGCCGTATTGCTCGCCGATTTTTTCAAGGCGGGCCCGGAACTTGGCATGTTTGGCGTTCACGCCATCGCGCACTTCCTGAGTGTGAACCACGTCCATCACCGCGTTGCCCACTGCACACGCCAGCGCATTGCCGCCATAAGTGGTGCCGTGAACGCCGACAGCGAAGTGCTTGGCGAGTTTTTCGGTGGTCAGCATGGCCGCCATCGGGAAACCGCCGCCGATGCTCTTGGCGCTGGACAGGATGTCTGGCGTAACGCCGTAATTCATGTAGGCAAACAGCTGGCCGCTACGGCCCATACCGCTCTGCACTTCGTCAAAGATCAGCAGCGCCTTGTGCTCGTCACACAGCGCGCGGGCGCCTTGCAGGTATTCAAGCTCGGCAGGCAGAACACCGCCCTCACCCTGAATCGGCTCCAGCACCACAGCGCAGGTCTTGTCCGACACTGCGGCTTTCAGCGCGGCCAGATCGTTGAACGGGACGTGAGTAATACCGGTGATCTTCGGGCCGAAACCGTCGGAGTACTTCGACTGACCACCGACCGTCACGGTGAACAGGGTACGACCGTGGAAGCTGTTGAGTGCAGCGATGATTTCGTATTTTTCCGGACCATACAGATCATGGGAAACACGACGGGCCAGCTTGAACGCGGCCTCGTTGGCTTCGGCGCCGGAGTTACAGAAGAACACGCGCTCGGCAAACGTAGCGTCCACCAGCTTTTTAGCCAGACGCAGAGCGGGCTCGTTGGTGAACACGTTGGACACGTGCCA of the Paucimonas lemoignei genome contains:
- the argD gene encoding bifunctional N-succinyldiaminopimelate-aminotransferase/acetylornithine transaminase protein encodes the protein MSVEQAAVQRADFDQVMVPNYAPAGFIPVRGAGSRVWDQSGRELVDLSGGIAVNVLGHCHPALVGALTEQANNLWHVSNVFTNEPALRLAKKLVDATFAERVFFCNSGAEANEAAFKLARRVSHDLYGPEKYEIIAALNSFHGRTLFTVTVGGQSKYSDGFGPKITGITHVPFNDLAALKAAVSDKTCAVVLEPIQGEGGVLPAELEYLQGARALCDEHKALLIFDEVQSGMGRSGQLFAYMNYGVTPDILSSAKSIGGGFPMAAMLTTEKLAKHFAVGVHGTTYGGNALACAVGNAVMDVVHTQEVRDGVNAKHAKFRARLEKIGEQYGVFTQVRGLGLLIGCVLSDAWKGKAKDFFNAAEHEGVMILQAGPDVVRFAPSLVIEDADIDEGLDRFERAVAKLTQA
- the astA_2 gene encoding arginine N-succinyltransferase codes for the protein MLVMRPAQMADLAEVQRLAADSPIGVTSLPDDAGRLSDKIAASEASFAAEVSFNGEETYFFVLEDSDSGRLVGCSGIVASAGYSEPFYSFRNETFVHASRELKIHNKIHVLSQCHDLTGNSLLTSFYVVPELVGSAWSELNSRGRLLFVASHPERFADSVVTEIVGYSDENGDSPFWDAIGRNFFDLNYAAAERLCGLKSRTFLAELMPHYPIYVPLLPDAAQEAMGQVHPRAQITFDILMREGFETDHYIDIFDGGPTLHARVSGIRSIAQSRLVPVKIDPENTTDTGSGGRLYLVANGLLQDYRAILLELDWAPGKPVSLSLAAAEALGVGEGASVRVVAV